Below is a window of Persephonella sp. DNA.
TAAGGGGATATAAAGGCAGACAGAACAATAATACCTGCATCTACAAAAAGCTTAGAAACCTCACCAATTCTCCTTATATTTTCCTTTCTATCTTCTGGAGAAAATCCAAGATCCTTATTAAGACCTGTTCTTACATTATCACCGTCCAGTACATAAGTATGGATCCCCATCTGGTATAGTTTTTCTTCAACCGCATGAGCAATGGTTGATTTTCCACTTCCGGATAGTCCTGTAAACCATAAAATTGCAGATTTATGTCCTTTTAACTTCTGTCTGTCCTCTTTTTTTACCTTTCCCCTGTGAGGAATTATAAATTTCTCTTTCAACCTGCCCTCTCCTAATATTTAATAAAGAAAATGTACAATAAAGATATACATATTACAGCATATATGACTGATAATGGAAGACCTACAATGACAAAATCTTTAAATTTATAGTTCCCAACCCCGTAAACCATTAGATTTGTCTGGTATCCAATTGGTGTTAAAAAACTTGCAGAAGCTCCGAATGCAACAGCAAGGATAAAGGCCTTGGGGTCCACAGATAACATGTTTGCTGAAGATATAGCCACTGGAAAAACTATAGAAGCCGCAGCTATATTTGAAACAAACTCAGTAAGTATGTTTGTCATCAGATAAATAGCGATAAGAGCTCCTAAAATTCCCATTGGATAAAAAACAGAGTTTATCAAACTCGCTATA
It encodes the following:
- the cysC gene encoding adenylyl-sulfate kinase, whose product is MKEKFIIPHRGKVKKEDRQKLKGHKSAILWFTGLSGSGKSTIAHAVEEKLYQMGIHTYVLDGDNVRTGLNKDLGFSPEDRKENIRRIGEVSKLFVDAGIIVLSAFISPYKKDREFVRNIVGDGEFIEIYVKCPIEVCESRDVKGLYKKAREGLIKNFTGIDDPYEEPENPEIVIETDKETVEESVEKIINYLKEKGYIDLK